Proteins from a single region of Anastrepha ludens isolate Willacy chromosome 5, idAnaLude1.1, whole genome shotgun sequence:
- the LOC128863573 gene encoding calmodulin-lysine N-methyltransferase — MSTSVQNFNKPATVVDCTAVILPTAVASSSAIQQLSSISLMLEYDIDNTLNTIKESGTHLIHQQQQHQKNINQLPAIHIKRQSATTTAAKDATATTQHGDNITSEDLKDIKPVLPPTPPATPNLTNTARKRWKILAKVLRKDSEETVSSSGEEFGEEQTASVRRFKSFDLLRQDSFEDHMTLNCLGKPENWYKYSVLLDGDGQQEFTVNIHHVERQLTASDLMGFNNTGNICVWPSEEALTAYVLSNVGAYSDKWILELGGGFTCLAGLMLSKYAKPYAVHLTDGNEVSVENVKKTVCLNELSCYTKCSVLKWEDVEARVAAEAGKFDVILSADCLFFDEARSSLVGTIWYYLAPRGEAVIMAPRRGKTMAMFVGECTRRGFEVDIAQRYNDTIWKRHEDLMTSSELYDEDLHYPVLLRLRKSIINTFD; from the coding sequence atgtcGACTtctgtacaaaattttaacaaacccGCAACTGTCGTCGACTGCACAGCGGTCATCTTACCTACCGCCGTTGCCTCCAGCTCTGCTATCCAGCAGCTCTCATCCATTTCGCTAATGCTCGAGTACGACATTGACAACACATTGAATACCATCAAAGAAAGTGGTACCCATCTGATacaccaacaacagcagcaccaAAAGAATATCAATCAACTGCCGGCAATTCACATAAAACGGCAATCAGCAACAACGACCGCTGCAAAAGATGCTACGGCGACAACACAACATGGCGACAATATTACATCGGAAGATTTAAAAGATATTAAACCCGTGCTGCCACCTACACCGCCAGCTACGCCAAATCTGACAAACACTGCGCGCAAACGCTGGAAGATTTTGGCTAAAGTATTGCGCAAGGACTCAGAGGAGACGGTCTCCTCGTCGGGCGAGGAGTTTGGCGAAGAGCAAACTGCCTCGGTGCGTCGATTTAAGTCATTCGATTTGTTGCGTCAGGACAGCTTTGAAGATCACATGACACTGAATTGCTTAGGCAAACCGGAGAATTGGTACAAGTATAGCGTGTTGCTCGACGGAGATGGTCAGCAGGAGTTTACTGTGAATATACATCACGTGGAGCGCCAGTTGACCGCTAGCGATCTGATGGGGTTCAACAATACCGGCAACATTTGTGTGTGGCCCTCGGAGGAGGCTTTAACCGCCTATGTGCTGTCTAATGTGGGCGCGTATAGTGACAAATGGATACTGGAATTGGGTGGCGGCTTTACATGTCTGGCTGGGCTGATGCTGTCCAAGTACGCCAAGCCGTATGCGGTACATCTTACcgatggcaacgaagtgtcgGTGGAGAATGTGAAGAAGACTGTGTGCTTGAATGAGCTCTCCTGCTATACAAAGTGCTCGGTGCTTAAGTGGGAGGATGTGGAGGCGCGCGTAGCAGCTGAAGCTGGAAAATTCGATGTAATACTCTCCGCAGATTGTTTGTTCTTTGATGAAGCGCGTTCCTCATTGGTAGGGACAATTTGGTATTACCTGGCGCCCAGAGGTGAGGCGGTAATAATGGCACCAAGGCGCGGCAAAACGATGGCAATGTTTGTGGGCGAATGTACGCGTCGGGGATTCGAAGTGGACATAGCACAGCGTTATAATGATACCATATGGAAGCGACATGAAGATTTAATGACATCGTCCGAATTGTATGACGAGGATTTGCATTATCCGGTGCTGCTGCGATTGCGCAAGTCCATAATAAACACTTTCGACTGA